GTTTTGTTTTATTGATCAGTTCCTGGTGAGCTGGTTGAGTAATATATTGGCAGGATAAGGAGAAGTCGAGCCATACCTGTGTTTCAGTATTTTCCATATCAGCGTCAGATACTTTACTGGAGAAGTAGGCTGGATATTGCCGTTTCCGATAACCTTCAGCAATGTTTGAGCACACAGCACGGGATGATCGTCTGATCTGATCGATCAGTGAATATTTCTCCTCTTTCGGCCATTCTTTTGTAAGTTCAAAGATATTCATCGCTAGTGAATATGATTCTTTATAGACATTTAATTCTTTATAGCCAAGGTTCATTGAGAAAATATTTAATATGGAACACTCTTTATGCTTAATCCCTGATCATGATTAAATGTGACCCAATGACGGGATTTTTTTTTTTTAATATTTTTTATTATGGTCTTTATTAATAATGATCTCACCTACCGGCTACTGCCTACTGCCTACTGGCTACTGGCTACCGGCTACTAAACAATTCCCTGAAAGAAAAAATTTCCCTGTGCAATTGTTGTTCATTTGAAATTTATTAATTTTGCACCCCACGAAGAAACAACGCGGAAATAGCTCAGTTGGTAGAGCATAACCTTGCCAAGGTTAGGGTCGCGGGTTCGAGTCCCGTTTTCCGCTCAAAAAATTCGATACCAGGTATCGAATTTTTTGTTATCTTCACACCCACACCCTCCTCGCCCGGGTGGTGGAATGGTAGACACGAAGGACTTAAAATCCTTTGGCCAATGCGGCCGTGCGGGTTCAAGTCCCGCTCCGGGTACCCAGAGGCACAAGAGGTCAATTTCGACCTCTTGTTTCTTTTAATGACCTTCTGAAATTCCCACTAAATATAAGGATGAGATGTACGGTAATTTCCAGGTAGAGGGTTGCAACTTTTTAAATTCTGAAAATGGGATTTTTTGTCAGAGTTGCAACCAAGATAAAAAATGGCATGATATCAATCTACTTATTTTAGCCTTTTATGGGGATTTCCCAGGTGCAAATACTCCATTGAGAGGTATATCCTGGATCAGAATTATGTGCTTTTAGCAAGTCTTGAAACTTTTAGTGAAACAGCCGCATATAAAAGAAACTGGTTCACTCTGCAATTAGTAACTTTAGGAACTCCAGGCACTCAAAACCCCGGACATTGATTAGATACGATTTATTAAGTCATTAAATCATTTTGGAATGAAAAAACTTAGCGATAAACTGATTCTTATTACTGGTGCTTCAAGTGGAATTGGCGCTGAAACTGCAAAAGTGATAAGCAGTAAAAATGCAACAGTAATCTTATTAGCCCGAAGCTGTGAAAAACTGGAACAAGTTGCAGATCAGATTAAGCAACAAGGGGGCAAGTCATATTATTATGCTGTAGACTTATCCAATTGTGAGCAGGTTGAATCGATAGCACAAAGGATTAAAAAGGAAGCTGGTATTCCGGATATAATCATCAACAACGCAGGGGCAGGCCGATGGCTGACTATCGAAGAAACCTCTGCTGAAGAGCTGAAAGAAATGATTGCTTTACCCTATTTGGCAGCATTTTATATTACAAAAGCTTTTATTACCGAAATGAAAATGCGGGGTACAGGACATATCATCAACCTCACTTCAGATGCATCTTACTTACCAAAAGGGATGGCTCTGGGTTATTCAGCAGCACGATTTGCCTTTCGTGGATTTTCAGAAGGCTTAAGAGGATATCTTCAGGCATCAGGTATTACCGTGTCATTAGCCGTGTTTGGAAAAGTTGAAAGCAGTTACTGGAAAAACAATCCTGGCAGTGAGAAAAGAATTCCAAAATCAACACCATTTATGCCAACACTAACCACCAATCAGGTTGGAAATTACATAGTCAAGATAATTGAAAAGAATAAACGGATTTTGATTAAACCGGGTATTTTCAAGGCTCTTTTCTGGTCATACCGTCATTGGCCCGATCAGATAGCAAAACGTATGAATAAAACCGTATAAAAAATCACATATTGCATCACTGGATTGCATTACGAGTGCCAATATCAGTATTTTCTTACAATATAAAAGCAATAAGGACTCAGACTACAACTTTTTTCAATAGCGTTAGCCGTTAGCGCCCTACCAAAAGGATAACCTTTATTTTCAAGTCCCCCCTTCAATTTTTTATTCACCATTCAAAATTCCTACGCAAAGTTACTTCGCCGTCGAAAAATCGGCAAAGGACGGGGCGAATAGCCATTGCCGATTGCCGAAGTAGAAGGCCAGGTGGAAGGCGAAGGAGATTTGCCAAAGGATCTGCGAAATGATTCTGATCTCATATTTCCTTTCACCCTTCGCCTTCTCCTTCTACTTCCACCTCTACTTCGCTAATCGTTAATGGAATTTTACTTCCTTGTCACCCCTGACGGGGTTCTGAAATGATGGATTCATGATTTTTTACTACCAATATGTCGCACCTACGGTGCTACAAATATTTTACACCTACGATGCTACAAATATTTTACACCTACGGTGCTACAAATATCTTACACCTACGGTGTATTAAACTTCAGGGCGCAGTTCAGGGCAGCGAAAGAAAGGATGTCACAAAAAAGTAAAAGAAATTTATGCGGCTATGCGGCCGGAGAGCAACCTTGGATGGAATTAATGATGCCGATCCCAGTTGGATCCACTCAGTTTCAATCCATGATGAGGTAGATAAGGATATGATGCTCTCACAGGACAGATTTCTCCTCTGAGGTAATAATACTTGAAGTAATTTTTTGCTGATGTTTTTACCCAGAACTCGCTAAAATCTTTGTGATCCGGAAAGATGTGTGATGAATGATCCACTGCATTGGGATGATGTGCCTGAAAAAACCGTACGGTTTCTTTACCTGCCGTATCATTATCCAGGTATAGATTTACTCTGGAATACCCGGCAAGAATATCCACCGCTTTTTTGGCGAAGGTGGATATACCGGTTAAACTGACCACGCTGCACCGATTTTCATTGCCCATCCCATCAACCAGAATTATAATAGAATACATCGGTTTAGCTGCTCCGGCATAAACTGGAAAGATCATCAGCACTGTGCAGACAAATCCTGTCGCCATGTGTAGAAATACTATTTCTGTTTATTATTTATAAGTTATATACTATACAATTTATATTAATGGATTTTTTTGAAAGATTATTAAAAAATTGTATATTAAATTATTACATATTAACTTAAGAGTTTTGGTAATTTATTTTTATACTTATAAAAATATTTTGTTTAATAATTTTATAAAAAGAATGAACATTATATTTTCATATCTGTTTATACTTTCGAAAACAATTATTAACCTCTAAAATTAACTAATCATGAAAACTGCCAGAAAAACTTTACTCTTGATTGCCATCTTTATGGTAACAATCTCCTTTACCCTGTCCGCCCAGTCCCGCGTGCAGGTCATCCACAACTCGGCCGATGCCGCTGCGACAGTGGTCGATGTGTGGCTCAACGATATGATGCTCATCGATAACTTCGCTTTCCGTACGGCCTCTCCATTTATCGATGCTCCGGCAGGCGTTGACTTCGACGTGGTCATCCAGCCCGCCAACTCTACCGATACCACTAATGCGCTGGCGCGGTTCACCTACAACCTGGACCCGATGAAAAAGTACATCCTGGTGGCCAACGGCATTGTCAGCGGCTCAGGCTATGACCCTATCAAGCCCTTCGACATCTATGTCTACGATATGGCACGCGAAGAAGCCACCATGAGTGGCAACACCGACGTGCTGGTGTTCCACGGTTCAACGGATGCCCCGGTGGTGGATATTTATGAAAACATCGTTGTAAACGGTACCATCATTGACAATCTCACCTATGAGGATTTCAGGGGTTACCTGGAGTTACCCACTACCAATTACCAGATCGAGGTCAGGGATGAAACCGGAACCGTAACGGTTGCGACCTACAATGCACCCCTGGGCATTCTGGGATTGGATGGTGCTGCGCTGACCATTGTTGCATCCGGTTTTCTCAATCCGGGTAATAACAGCGATGGTGCCCCCTTTGGATTGTTTGTCGTGCTTCCTTCTGGCGGTGCATTTATTGCCCTGCCGGAAACCACTGGCGTCGAGGAACGGCTGATCGATGCTGAATCTATTTCCACCTACCCCAACCCCTCTGTGGAACGTGTAAATATTGATTTCAAATTGCTCGAATCCTCGGATGTTACCATTACCCTGATGAACCTGACCGGGACCACTGTTTACAGTGAAAACCTTGGTTTCATATCAGACCAGGCGCACACCTATCGTTTGGATGTGGCCGGCTTACCGGCAGGAATTTACGTTGTCATGCTGACCGCCGGTCCGACAAAGGTGGGTAAAAAGATTCATGTAATTAAATAACCTGGAGTCCACACAGCTTGCGAAACTCTTTCTTAACATAGTCCAAGGCCTTCTCTAAGGGGAGGCCTTTTTCTTTGAGCGCCCGTCATGGGGCATAACCTGGCGTTGGAGGTCCGCTTTAAACCTGATTGTAGGAATCATTAGTGCAAAAACCGGAGACCCTGACCATCTCTCGCTGGTACAAATTAACCACCCAGGGCCAGAGTTAATCCTATGATTTATAGATGAATATAAAAATGTCCGTTTTAACGGCGGAATATGGTCAAGGCGACCGCCTTATGCAGTCAGCGATCAACGGCGAATTTTGAGGGAGAGGGTATCCGGTTTCGATAGGAACAATGTCCGGATTGGAAAACTGCAGTCAATAATTTGCTTGCAAAATCCTAATATCGTTCCAGCGCCCCTTTTAACTCTTTTGTTACAGCCTCAATTAATTCCGCTGGCTCCAATACTTTAACCGATTGGCCCCAACCCAGAATGAAGGAGATGAATTCGGATGTAATGCTGACAAGAAATCCGAAGTCAATATGGTCAGGCGTTTCTTTTACAATGTGCTGACTTTCGTGAATAGACTGGGTAAGAAGGTATTTGCCGATGGTTTTGTCGAAGCGCAACACTACCCTGACCGGGTCTTCCGGGGTGGTGAAGATACCGATGGTATGGCGAAAATAATCCCTGGTCTGAAAAGGCACGGCGATGAATGTTTTTGCCGCATCTTCCCTGACCGACAGCACCCTGTCGAGCCCGAAGATCCGGATGTTATTTGCATGTTCTTCAAAACCGATCAGGTACCACCGGTTCCGGTACTCTTTTAAATGATACGGGTGAACGATGTGCTCATCGGGCGCTTCAGCATGGAAGGACTGGTGCCGGATGATCAGGACCGTGTTGTTCCGGATGGCGTCCAGGAAAACCTCAAGGTACTCGCTTCCCTTGAAGTAAGGAACTTTTTCCAGTTCGATGTAATCCATTGCCGAGCGGTCGCTCCATTTCTGGATCGTCACCAGGTCCACCACCTTCTGAAGAGCACCTGAATATTTGTCGAATACGCCCACGTGCTTGAACTGGTTCAGGATGGCCGAGGCAAACTTCAGCGAATCCATCTCTTCGCTGTTGATCGGAAGCTGGTCGATGGAATAATCCGGATCGTCGTA
The window above is part of the Bacteroidales bacterium genome. Proteins encoded here:
- a CDS encoding DUF4397 domain-containing protein produces the protein MKTARKTLLLIAIFMVTISFTLSAQSRVQVIHNSADAAATVVDVWLNDMMLIDNFAFRTASPFIDAPAGVDFDVVIQPANSTDTTNALARFTYNLDPMKKYILVANGIVSGSGYDPIKPFDIYVYDMAREEATMSGNTDVLVFHGSTDAPVVDIYENIVVNGTIIDNLTYEDFRGYLELPTTNYQIEVRDETGTVTVATYNAPLGILGLDGAALTIVASGFLNPGNNSDGAPFGLFVVLPSGGAFIALPETTGVEERLIDAESISTYPNPSVERVNIDFKLLESSDVTITLMNLTGTTVYSENLGFISDQAHTYRLDVAGLPAGIYVVMLTAGPTKVGKKIHVIK
- a CDS encoding four helix bundle protein produces the protein MNLGYKELNVYKESYSLAMNIFELTKEWPKEEKYSLIDQIRRSSRAVCSNIAEGYRKRQYPAYFSSKVSDADMENTETQVWLDFSLSCQYITQPAHQELINKTKQIGRMLHYLILNPEKFQDRK
- a CDS encoding WYL domain-containing protein — its product is MPKNKEALIRYRVINRYLIDHRYATKEQLIEACERALDIAPLGERTIAGDIHAMRYDQHLGYLAPIRWDNLRQAYYYDDPDYSIDQLPINSEEMDSLKFASAILNQFKHVGVFDKYSGALQKVVDLVTIQKWSDRSAMDYIELEKVPYFKGSEYLEVFLDAIRNNTVLIIRHQSFHAEAPDEHIVHPYHLKEYRNRWYLIGFEEHANNIRIFGLDRVLSVREDAAKTFIAVPFQTRDYFRHTIGIFTTPEDPVRVVLRFDKTIGKYLLTQSIHESQHIVKETPDHIDFGFLVSITSEFISFILGWGQSVKVLEPAELIEAVTKELKGALERY
- a CDS encoding toprim domain-containing protein — its product is MGNENRCSVVSLTGISTFAKKAVDILAGYSRVNLYLDNDTAGKETVRFFQAHHPNAVDHSSHIFPDHKDFSEFWVKTSAKNYFKYYYLRGEICPVRASYPYLPHHGLKLSGSNWDRHH
- a CDS encoding SDR family NAD(P)-dependent oxidoreductase codes for the protein MKKLSDKLILITGASSGIGAETAKVISSKNATVILLARSCEKLEQVADQIKQQGGKSYYYAVDLSNCEQVESIAQRIKKEAGIPDIIINNAGAGRWLTIEETSAEELKEMIALPYLAAFYITKAFITEMKMRGTGHIINLTSDASYLPKGMALGYSAARFAFRGFSEGLRGYLQASGITVSLAVFGKVESSYWKNNPGSEKRIPKSTPFMPTLTTNQVGNYIVKIIEKNKRILIKPGIFKALFWSYRHWPDQIAKRMNKTV